A genomic stretch from Mastacembelus armatus chromosome 7, fMasArm1.2, whole genome shotgun sequence includes:
- the LOC113145599 gene encoding cyclin-dependent kinase 16-like isoform X5, with protein MDRMKIIKRRLSMSLRSARPVDDSLSELAEQMGLDEASAARDNGIVHENVKMGSDGESDQASGTSSDEVQSPVRVRMRNNHHRRISNEDINKRLSLPADIRLPEGYLEKFAMNSPPFDKPMSRRLRRASLSEIGFGKLETYIKLDKLGEGTYATVFKGRSKLTDNLVALKEIRLEHEEGAPCTAIREVSLLKDLKHANIVTLHDIIHTDKCLTLVFEYLEKDLKQYMDDCGSIMSVYNVKIFLFQLLRGLAYCHRRKVLHRDLKPQNLLINEKGELKLADFGLARAKSVPTKTYSNEVVTLWYRPPDVLLGSTEYSTSIDMWGVGCIFYEMITGRPLFPGSTVEDELHLIFRILGTPTEETWPGITTSEEFKTYNFPRYNAEPLVNHAPRIDNDGHDLLSMLLQFEAKKRVSAEDALRHSYFRSLGEQLQTLADTASIFSVKGIQLQRDPGKRSSTYPESTQGKSRRQSVLF; from the exons GTATTGTCCATGAGAATGTGAAGATGGGTTCAGATGGGGAGAGTGACCAAGCATCTGGGACGTCTTCTGATGAGGTCCAGAGTCCAGTCAGGGTCCGCATGAGGAACAATCACCATCGGCGCATCTCTAATGAG GATATAAACAAACGCTTGTCTCTCCCAGCTGACATCAGGCTACCGGAGGGCTACTTGGAGAAGTTTGCCATGAATAGCCCGCCCTTTGACAAACCCATGAGCCGCAGACTACGACGTGCTTCGTTG TCTGAAATCGGCTTTGGGAAACTTGAGACCTACATCAAACTGGACAAACTAGGGGAG GGGACCTATGCTACAGTGTTTAAGGGGCGAAGCAAGTTAACGGACAACTTGGTGGCTCTGAAAGAGATCCGACTGGAGCACGAGGAAGGCGCACCCTGCACAGCTATCAGAGAAG TGTCTTTACTGAAAGACTTGAAGCACGCCAATATTGTCACTCTCCATGACATTATCCACACTGACAAGTGCCTGACGCTCGTCTTTGAGTATCTG gaAAAAGACCTCAAGCAGTATATGGATGACTGTGGGAGCATTATGAGTGTTTACAATGTGAAG ATCTTTCTGTTCCAGTTGTTACGAGGTCTGGCATACTGCCACAGAAGGAAGGTCCTCCACAGAGACCTCAAACCCCAGAACCTGCTCATTAATGAAAAGGGAGAGCTCAAGCTGGCAGACTTTG GTTTGGCACGAGCCAAGTCTGTCCCTACCAAGACTTACTCCAATGAAGTTGTGACTTTATGGTACCGACCACCAGATGTGTTGCTGGGCTCCACTGAGTACTCTACATCCATTGATATGTG GGGTGTGGGCTGTATCTTTTATGAAATGATCACAGGCAGACCTCTCTTCCCTGGATCAACTGTAGAGGATGAGCTCCACCTCATATTCCGCATCCTCG GTACTCCTACAGAAGAGACTTGGCCTGGTATCACCACCAGTGAAGAGTTTAAGACGTACAATTTCCCCAGATACAATGCAGAGCCGCTTGTCAACCATGCACCCAG GATAGACAACGATGGCCATGACTTGCTCTCAATGCTTTTACAG TTCGAGGCCAAGAAGCGTGTATCGGCTGAGGACGCTCTCAGGCACTCATATTTTAGAAGTCTTGGAGAGCAGCTTCAAACGCTGGCTGACA ctgcatcCATCTTCTCTGTAAAAGGCATTCAGCTCCAGAGAGATCCAGGAAAGAGGTCCTCCACCTATCCAGAGTCAA CCCAGGGGAAGAGCAGGAGGCAGAGTGTGTTGTTTTAG
- the LOC113145599 gene encoding cyclin-dependent kinase 17-like isoform X3 produces MDMSGNPQGCSAQAPRVGESKMGEGMRMGERDTPLRLSPFRMLRMLDSCRPPGNRIGIVHENVKMGSDGESDQASGTSSDEVQSPVRVRMRNNHHRRISNEDINKRLSLPADIRLPEGYLEKFAMNSPPFDKPMSRRLRRASLSEIGFGKLETYIKLDKLGEGTYATVFKGRSKLTDNLVALKEIRLEHEEGAPCTAIREVSLLKDLKHANIVTLHDIIHTDKCLTLVFEYLEKDLKQYMDDCGSIMSVYNVKIFLFQLLRGLAYCHRRKVLHRDLKPQNLLINEKGELKLADFGLARAKSVPTKTYSNEVVTLWYRPPDVLLGSTEYSTSIDMWGVGCIFYEMITGRPLFPGSTVEDELHLIFRILGTPTEETWPGITTSEEFKTYNFPRYNAEPLVNHAPRIDNDGHDLLSMLLQFEAKKRVSAEDALRHSYFRSLGEQLQTLADTASIFSVKGIQLQRDPGKRSSTYPESTQGKSRRQSVLF; encoded by the exons ATGGATATGTCAGGCAACCCCCAAGGGTGTTCTGCTCAGGCTCCCAGGGTAGGAGAGTCAAAGATGGGAGAGGGGATGAGAATGGGGGAGAGAGACACCCCGCTGAGGCTCTCACCTTTCCGTATGCTTCGCATGCTGGACTCATGCCGTCCTCCAGGAAACCGTATTG GTATTGTCCATGAGAATGTGAAGATGGGTTCAGATGGGGAGAGTGACCAAGCATCTGGGACGTCTTCTGATGAGGTCCAGAGTCCAGTCAGGGTCCGCATGAGGAACAATCACCATCGGCGCATCTCTAATGAG GATATAAACAAACGCTTGTCTCTCCCAGCTGACATCAGGCTACCGGAGGGCTACTTGGAGAAGTTTGCCATGAATAGCCCGCCCTTTGACAAACCCATGAGCCGCAGACTACGACGTGCTTCGTTG TCTGAAATCGGCTTTGGGAAACTTGAGACCTACATCAAACTGGACAAACTAGGGGAG GGGACCTATGCTACAGTGTTTAAGGGGCGAAGCAAGTTAACGGACAACTTGGTGGCTCTGAAAGAGATCCGACTGGAGCACGAGGAAGGCGCACCCTGCACAGCTATCAGAGAAG TGTCTTTACTGAAAGACTTGAAGCACGCCAATATTGTCACTCTCCATGACATTATCCACACTGACAAGTGCCTGACGCTCGTCTTTGAGTATCTG gaAAAAGACCTCAAGCAGTATATGGATGACTGTGGGAGCATTATGAGTGTTTACAATGTGAAG ATCTTTCTGTTCCAGTTGTTACGAGGTCTGGCATACTGCCACAGAAGGAAGGTCCTCCACAGAGACCTCAAACCCCAGAACCTGCTCATTAATGAAAAGGGAGAGCTCAAGCTGGCAGACTTTG GTTTGGCACGAGCCAAGTCTGTCCCTACCAAGACTTACTCCAATGAAGTTGTGACTTTATGGTACCGACCACCAGATGTGTTGCTGGGCTCCACTGAGTACTCTACATCCATTGATATGTG GGGTGTGGGCTGTATCTTTTATGAAATGATCACAGGCAGACCTCTCTTCCCTGGATCAACTGTAGAGGATGAGCTCCACCTCATATTCCGCATCCTCG GTACTCCTACAGAAGAGACTTGGCCTGGTATCACCACCAGTGAAGAGTTTAAGACGTACAATTTCCCCAGATACAATGCAGAGCCGCTTGTCAACCATGCACCCAG GATAGACAACGATGGCCATGACTTGCTCTCAATGCTTTTACAG TTCGAGGCCAAGAAGCGTGTATCGGCTGAGGACGCTCTCAGGCACTCATATTTTAGAAGTCTTGGAGAGCAGCTTCAAACGCTGGCTGACA ctgcatcCATCTTCTCTGTAAAAGGCATTCAGCTCCAGAGAGATCCAGGAAAGAGGTCCTCCACCTATCCAGAGTCAA CCCAGGGGAAGAGCAGGAGGCAGAGTGTGTTGTTTTAG
- the LOC113145599 gene encoding cyclin-dependent kinase 17-like isoform X4, producing the protein MDMSGNPQGCSAQAPRVGESKMGEGMRMGERDTPLRLSPFRMLRMLDSCRPPGNRIGIVHENVKMGSDGESDQASGTSSDEVQSPVRVRMRNNHHRRISNEDINKRLSLPADIRLPEGYLEKFAMNSPPFDKPMSRRLRRASLSEIGFGKLETYIKLDKLGEGTYATVFKGRSKLTDNLVALKEIRLEHEEGAPCTAIREVSLLKDLKHANIVTLHDIIHTDKCLTLVFEYLEKDLKQYMDDCGSIMSVYNVKIFLFQLLRGLAYCHRRKVLHRDLKPQNLLINEKGELKLADFGLARAKSVPTKTYSNEVVTLWYRPPDVLLGSTEYSTSIDMWGVGCIFYEMITGRPLFPGSTVEDELHLIFRILGTPTEETWPGITTSEEFKTYNFPRYNAEPLVNHAPRIDNDGHDLLSMLLQFEAKKRVSAEDALRHSYFRSLGEQLQTLADTASIFSVKGIQLQRDPGKRSSTYPESILFRFLQREM; encoded by the exons ATGGATATGTCAGGCAACCCCCAAGGGTGTTCTGCTCAGGCTCCCAGGGTAGGAGAGTCAAAGATGGGAGAGGGGATGAGAATGGGGGAGAGAGACACCCCGCTGAGGCTCTCACCTTTCCGTATGCTTCGCATGCTGGACTCATGCCGTCCTCCAGGAAACCGTATTG GTATTGTCCATGAGAATGTGAAGATGGGTTCAGATGGGGAGAGTGACCAAGCATCTGGGACGTCTTCTGATGAGGTCCAGAGTCCAGTCAGGGTCCGCATGAGGAACAATCACCATCGGCGCATCTCTAATGAG GATATAAACAAACGCTTGTCTCTCCCAGCTGACATCAGGCTACCGGAGGGCTACTTGGAGAAGTTTGCCATGAATAGCCCGCCCTTTGACAAACCCATGAGCCGCAGACTACGACGTGCTTCGTTG TCTGAAATCGGCTTTGGGAAACTTGAGACCTACATCAAACTGGACAAACTAGGGGAG GGGACCTATGCTACAGTGTTTAAGGGGCGAAGCAAGTTAACGGACAACTTGGTGGCTCTGAAAGAGATCCGACTGGAGCACGAGGAAGGCGCACCCTGCACAGCTATCAGAGAAG TGTCTTTACTGAAAGACTTGAAGCACGCCAATATTGTCACTCTCCATGACATTATCCACACTGACAAGTGCCTGACGCTCGTCTTTGAGTATCTG gaAAAAGACCTCAAGCAGTATATGGATGACTGTGGGAGCATTATGAGTGTTTACAATGTGAAG ATCTTTCTGTTCCAGTTGTTACGAGGTCTGGCATACTGCCACAGAAGGAAGGTCCTCCACAGAGACCTCAAACCCCAGAACCTGCTCATTAATGAAAAGGGAGAGCTCAAGCTGGCAGACTTTG GTTTGGCACGAGCCAAGTCTGTCCCTACCAAGACTTACTCCAATGAAGTTGTGACTTTATGGTACCGACCACCAGATGTGTTGCTGGGCTCCACTGAGTACTCTACATCCATTGATATGTG GGGTGTGGGCTGTATCTTTTATGAAATGATCACAGGCAGACCTCTCTTCCCTGGATCAACTGTAGAGGATGAGCTCCACCTCATATTCCGCATCCTCG GTACTCCTACAGAAGAGACTTGGCCTGGTATCACCACCAGTGAAGAGTTTAAGACGTACAATTTCCCCAGATACAATGCAGAGCCGCTTGTCAACCATGCACCCAG GATAGACAACGATGGCCATGACTTGCTCTCAATGCTTTTACAG TTCGAGGCCAAGAAGCGTGTATCGGCTGAGGACGCTCTCAGGCACTCATATTTTAGAAGTCTTGGAGAGCAGCTTCAAACGCTGGCTGACA ctgcatcCATCTTCTCTGTAAAAGGCATTCAGCTCCAGAGAGATCCAGGAAAGAGGTCCTCCACCTATCCAGAGTCAA TCCTGTTTAGGTTTCTGCAGCGAGAGATGTAG
- the LOC113145599 gene encoding cyclin-dependent kinase 16-like isoform X1, giving the protein MDMSGNPQGCSAQAPRVGESKMGEGMRMGERDTPLRLSPFRMLRMLDSCRPPGNRIGIVHENVKMGSDGESDQASGTSSDEVQSPVRVRMRNNHHRRISNEDINKRLSLPADIRLPEGYLEKFAMNSPPFDKPMSRRLRRASLSEIGFGKLETYIKLDKLGEGTYATVFKGRSKLTDNLVALKEIRLEHEEGAPCTAIREVSLLKDLKHANIVTLHDIIHTDKCLTLVFEYLEKDLKQYMDDCGSIMSVYNVKIFLFQLLRGLAYCHRRKVLHRDLKPQNLLINEKGELKLADFGLARAKSVPTKTYSNEVVTLWYRPPDVLLGSTEYSTSIDMWGVGCIFYEMITGRPLFPGSTVEDELHLIFRILGTPTEETWPGITTSEEFKTYNFPRYNAEPLVNHAPRIDNDGHDLLSMLLQFEAKKRVSAEDALRHSYFRSLGEQLQTLADTASIFSVKGIQLQRDPGKRSSTYPESTMAHKLGSAPSQYFQREAANPRAQSHNLSSTSTG; this is encoded by the exons ATGGATATGTCAGGCAACCCCCAAGGGTGTTCTGCTCAGGCTCCCAGGGTAGGAGAGTCAAAGATGGGAGAGGGGATGAGAATGGGGGAGAGAGACACCCCGCTGAGGCTCTCACCTTTCCGTATGCTTCGCATGCTGGACTCATGCCGTCCTCCAGGAAACCGTATTG GTATTGTCCATGAGAATGTGAAGATGGGTTCAGATGGGGAGAGTGACCAAGCATCTGGGACGTCTTCTGATGAGGTCCAGAGTCCAGTCAGGGTCCGCATGAGGAACAATCACCATCGGCGCATCTCTAATGAG GATATAAACAAACGCTTGTCTCTCCCAGCTGACATCAGGCTACCGGAGGGCTACTTGGAGAAGTTTGCCATGAATAGCCCGCCCTTTGACAAACCCATGAGCCGCAGACTACGACGTGCTTCGTTG TCTGAAATCGGCTTTGGGAAACTTGAGACCTACATCAAACTGGACAAACTAGGGGAG GGGACCTATGCTACAGTGTTTAAGGGGCGAAGCAAGTTAACGGACAACTTGGTGGCTCTGAAAGAGATCCGACTGGAGCACGAGGAAGGCGCACCCTGCACAGCTATCAGAGAAG TGTCTTTACTGAAAGACTTGAAGCACGCCAATATTGTCACTCTCCATGACATTATCCACACTGACAAGTGCCTGACGCTCGTCTTTGAGTATCTG gaAAAAGACCTCAAGCAGTATATGGATGACTGTGGGAGCATTATGAGTGTTTACAATGTGAAG ATCTTTCTGTTCCAGTTGTTACGAGGTCTGGCATACTGCCACAGAAGGAAGGTCCTCCACAGAGACCTCAAACCCCAGAACCTGCTCATTAATGAAAAGGGAGAGCTCAAGCTGGCAGACTTTG GTTTGGCACGAGCCAAGTCTGTCCCTACCAAGACTTACTCCAATGAAGTTGTGACTTTATGGTACCGACCACCAGATGTGTTGCTGGGCTCCACTGAGTACTCTACATCCATTGATATGTG GGGTGTGGGCTGTATCTTTTATGAAATGATCACAGGCAGACCTCTCTTCCCTGGATCAACTGTAGAGGATGAGCTCCACCTCATATTCCGCATCCTCG GTACTCCTACAGAAGAGACTTGGCCTGGTATCACCACCAGTGAAGAGTTTAAGACGTACAATTTCCCCAGATACAATGCAGAGCCGCTTGTCAACCATGCACCCAG GATAGACAACGATGGCCATGACTTGCTCTCAATGCTTTTACAG TTCGAGGCCAAGAAGCGTGTATCGGCTGAGGACGCTCTCAGGCACTCATATTTTAGAAGTCTTGGAGAGCAGCTTCAAACGCTGGCTGACA ctgcatcCATCTTCTCTGTAAAAGGCATTCAGCTCCAGAGAGATCCAGGAAAGAGGTCCTCCACCTATCCAGAGTCAA CAATGGCCCATAAGCTAGGCTCCGCACCCTCGCAGTACTTCCAGAGAGAAGCAGCCAATCCCAGGGCTCAGAGTCACAATCTCTCCTCCACTTCCACTGGCTGA
- the LOC113145599 gene encoding cyclin-dependent kinase 16-like isoform X2, with product MDRMKIIKRRLSMSLRSARPVDDSLSELAEQMGLDEASAARDNGIVHENVKMGSDGESDQASGTSSDEVQSPVRVRMRNNHHRRISNEDINKRLSLPADIRLPEGYLEKFAMNSPPFDKPMSRRLRRASLSEIGFGKLETYIKLDKLGEGTYATVFKGRSKLTDNLVALKEIRLEHEEGAPCTAIREVSLLKDLKHANIVTLHDIIHTDKCLTLVFEYLEKDLKQYMDDCGSIMSVYNVKIFLFQLLRGLAYCHRRKVLHRDLKPQNLLINEKGELKLADFGLARAKSVPTKTYSNEVVTLWYRPPDVLLGSTEYSTSIDMWGVGCIFYEMITGRPLFPGSTVEDELHLIFRILGTPTEETWPGITTSEEFKTYNFPRYNAEPLVNHAPRIDNDGHDLLSMLLQFEAKKRVSAEDALRHSYFRSLGEQLQTLADTASIFSVKGIQLQRDPGKRSSTYPESTMAHKLGSAPSQYFQREAANPRAQSHNLSSTSTG from the exons GTATTGTCCATGAGAATGTGAAGATGGGTTCAGATGGGGAGAGTGACCAAGCATCTGGGACGTCTTCTGATGAGGTCCAGAGTCCAGTCAGGGTCCGCATGAGGAACAATCACCATCGGCGCATCTCTAATGAG GATATAAACAAACGCTTGTCTCTCCCAGCTGACATCAGGCTACCGGAGGGCTACTTGGAGAAGTTTGCCATGAATAGCCCGCCCTTTGACAAACCCATGAGCCGCAGACTACGACGTGCTTCGTTG TCTGAAATCGGCTTTGGGAAACTTGAGACCTACATCAAACTGGACAAACTAGGGGAG GGGACCTATGCTACAGTGTTTAAGGGGCGAAGCAAGTTAACGGACAACTTGGTGGCTCTGAAAGAGATCCGACTGGAGCACGAGGAAGGCGCACCCTGCACAGCTATCAGAGAAG TGTCTTTACTGAAAGACTTGAAGCACGCCAATATTGTCACTCTCCATGACATTATCCACACTGACAAGTGCCTGACGCTCGTCTTTGAGTATCTG gaAAAAGACCTCAAGCAGTATATGGATGACTGTGGGAGCATTATGAGTGTTTACAATGTGAAG ATCTTTCTGTTCCAGTTGTTACGAGGTCTGGCATACTGCCACAGAAGGAAGGTCCTCCACAGAGACCTCAAACCCCAGAACCTGCTCATTAATGAAAAGGGAGAGCTCAAGCTGGCAGACTTTG GTTTGGCACGAGCCAAGTCTGTCCCTACCAAGACTTACTCCAATGAAGTTGTGACTTTATGGTACCGACCACCAGATGTGTTGCTGGGCTCCACTGAGTACTCTACATCCATTGATATGTG GGGTGTGGGCTGTATCTTTTATGAAATGATCACAGGCAGACCTCTCTTCCCTGGATCAACTGTAGAGGATGAGCTCCACCTCATATTCCGCATCCTCG GTACTCCTACAGAAGAGACTTGGCCTGGTATCACCACCAGTGAAGAGTTTAAGACGTACAATTTCCCCAGATACAATGCAGAGCCGCTTGTCAACCATGCACCCAG GATAGACAACGATGGCCATGACTTGCTCTCAATGCTTTTACAG TTCGAGGCCAAGAAGCGTGTATCGGCTGAGGACGCTCTCAGGCACTCATATTTTAGAAGTCTTGGAGAGCAGCTTCAAACGCTGGCTGACA ctgcatcCATCTTCTCTGTAAAAGGCATTCAGCTCCAGAGAGATCCAGGAAAGAGGTCCTCCACCTATCCAGAGTCAA CAATGGCCCATAAGCTAGGCTCCGCACCCTCGCAGTACTTCCAGAGAGAAGCAGCCAATCCCAGGGCTCAGAGTCACAATCTCTCCTCCACTTCCACTGGCTGA
- the LOC113145599 gene encoding cyclin-dependent kinase 17-like isoform X7 — translation MRELLELFCIDINKRLSLPADIRLPEGYLEKFAMNSPPFDKPMSRRLRRASLSEIGFGKLETYIKLDKLGEGTYATVFKGRSKLTDNLVALKEIRLEHEEGAPCTAIREVSLLKDLKHANIVTLHDIIHTDKCLTLVFEYLEKDLKQYMDDCGSIMSVYNVKIFLFQLLRGLAYCHRRKVLHRDLKPQNLLINEKGELKLADFGLARAKSVPTKTYSNEVVTLWYRPPDVLLGSTEYSTSIDMWGVGCIFYEMITGRPLFPGSTVEDELHLIFRILGTPTEETWPGITTSEEFKTYNFPRYNAEPLVNHAPRIDNDGHDLLSMLLQFEAKKRVSAEDALRHSYFRSLGEQLQTLADTASIFSVKGIQLQRDPGKRSSTYPESTMAHKLGSAPSQYFQREAANPRAQSHNLSSTSTG, via the exons ATGAGGGAGCTACTAGAGCTGTTCTGCATT GATATAAACAAACGCTTGTCTCTCCCAGCTGACATCAGGCTACCGGAGGGCTACTTGGAGAAGTTTGCCATGAATAGCCCGCCCTTTGACAAACCCATGAGCCGCAGACTACGACGTGCTTCGTTG TCTGAAATCGGCTTTGGGAAACTTGAGACCTACATCAAACTGGACAAACTAGGGGAG GGGACCTATGCTACAGTGTTTAAGGGGCGAAGCAAGTTAACGGACAACTTGGTGGCTCTGAAAGAGATCCGACTGGAGCACGAGGAAGGCGCACCCTGCACAGCTATCAGAGAAG TGTCTTTACTGAAAGACTTGAAGCACGCCAATATTGTCACTCTCCATGACATTATCCACACTGACAAGTGCCTGACGCTCGTCTTTGAGTATCTG gaAAAAGACCTCAAGCAGTATATGGATGACTGTGGGAGCATTATGAGTGTTTACAATGTGAAG ATCTTTCTGTTCCAGTTGTTACGAGGTCTGGCATACTGCCACAGAAGGAAGGTCCTCCACAGAGACCTCAAACCCCAGAACCTGCTCATTAATGAAAAGGGAGAGCTCAAGCTGGCAGACTTTG GTTTGGCACGAGCCAAGTCTGTCCCTACCAAGACTTACTCCAATGAAGTTGTGACTTTATGGTACCGACCACCAGATGTGTTGCTGGGCTCCACTGAGTACTCTACATCCATTGATATGTG GGGTGTGGGCTGTATCTTTTATGAAATGATCACAGGCAGACCTCTCTTCCCTGGATCAACTGTAGAGGATGAGCTCCACCTCATATTCCGCATCCTCG GTACTCCTACAGAAGAGACTTGGCCTGGTATCACCACCAGTGAAGAGTTTAAGACGTACAATTTCCCCAGATACAATGCAGAGCCGCTTGTCAACCATGCACCCAG GATAGACAACGATGGCCATGACTTGCTCTCAATGCTTTTACAG TTCGAGGCCAAGAAGCGTGTATCGGCTGAGGACGCTCTCAGGCACTCATATTTTAGAAGTCTTGGAGAGCAGCTTCAAACGCTGGCTGACA ctgcatcCATCTTCTCTGTAAAAGGCATTCAGCTCCAGAGAGATCCAGGAAAGAGGTCCTCCACCTATCCAGAGTCAA CAATGGCCCATAAGCTAGGCTCCGCACCCTCGCAGTACTTCCAGAGAGAAGCAGCCAATCCCAGGGCTCAGAGTCACAATCTCTCCTCCACTTCCACTGGCTGA
- the LOC113145599 gene encoding cyclin-dependent kinase 17-like isoform X6, protein MGSDGESDQASGTSSDEVQSPVRVRMRNNHHRRISNEDINKRLSLPADIRLPEGYLEKFAMNSPPFDKPMSRRLRRASLSEIGFGKLETYIKLDKLGEGTYATVFKGRSKLTDNLVALKEIRLEHEEGAPCTAIREVSLLKDLKHANIVTLHDIIHTDKCLTLVFEYLEKDLKQYMDDCGSIMSVYNVKIFLFQLLRGLAYCHRRKVLHRDLKPQNLLINEKGELKLADFGLARAKSVPTKTYSNEVVTLWYRPPDVLLGSTEYSTSIDMWGVGCIFYEMITGRPLFPGSTVEDELHLIFRILGTPTEETWPGITTSEEFKTYNFPRYNAEPLVNHAPRIDNDGHDLLSMLLQFEAKKRVSAEDALRHSYFRSLGEQLQTLADTASIFSVKGIQLQRDPGKRSSTYPESTMAHKLGSAPSQYFQREAANPRAQSHNLSSTSTG, encoded by the exons ATGGGTTCAGATGGGGAGAGTGACCAAGCATCTGGGACGTCTTCTGATGAGGTCCAGAGTCCAGTCAGGGTCCGCATGAGGAACAATCACCATCGGCGCATCTCTAATGAG GATATAAACAAACGCTTGTCTCTCCCAGCTGACATCAGGCTACCGGAGGGCTACTTGGAGAAGTTTGCCATGAATAGCCCGCCCTTTGACAAACCCATGAGCCGCAGACTACGACGTGCTTCGTTG TCTGAAATCGGCTTTGGGAAACTTGAGACCTACATCAAACTGGACAAACTAGGGGAG GGGACCTATGCTACAGTGTTTAAGGGGCGAAGCAAGTTAACGGACAACTTGGTGGCTCTGAAAGAGATCCGACTGGAGCACGAGGAAGGCGCACCCTGCACAGCTATCAGAGAAG TGTCTTTACTGAAAGACTTGAAGCACGCCAATATTGTCACTCTCCATGACATTATCCACACTGACAAGTGCCTGACGCTCGTCTTTGAGTATCTG gaAAAAGACCTCAAGCAGTATATGGATGACTGTGGGAGCATTATGAGTGTTTACAATGTGAAG ATCTTTCTGTTCCAGTTGTTACGAGGTCTGGCATACTGCCACAGAAGGAAGGTCCTCCACAGAGACCTCAAACCCCAGAACCTGCTCATTAATGAAAAGGGAGAGCTCAAGCTGGCAGACTTTG GTTTGGCACGAGCCAAGTCTGTCCCTACCAAGACTTACTCCAATGAAGTTGTGACTTTATGGTACCGACCACCAGATGTGTTGCTGGGCTCCACTGAGTACTCTACATCCATTGATATGTG GGGTGTGGGCTGTATCTTTTATGAAATGATCACAGGCAGACCTCTCTTCCCTGGATCAACTGTAGAGGATGAGCTCCACCTCATATTCCGCATCCTCG GTACTCCTACAGAAGAGACTTGGCCTGGTATCACCACCAGTGAAGAGTTTAAGACGTACAATTTCCCCAGATACAATGCAGAGCCGCTTGTCAACCATGCACCCAG GATAGACAACGATGGCCATGACTTGCTCTCAATGCTTTTACAG TTCGAGGCCAAGAAGCGTGTATCGGCTGAGGACGCTCTCAGGCACTCATATTTTAGAAGTCTTGGAGAGCAGCTTCAAACGCTGGCTGACA ctgcatcCATCTTCTCTGTAAAAGGCATTCAGCTCCAGAGAGATCCAGGAAAGAGGTCCTCCACCTATCCAGAGTCAA CAATGGCCCATAAGCTAGGCTCCGCACCCTCGCAGTACTTCCAGAGAGAAGCAGCCAATCCCAGGGCTCAGAGTCACAATCTCTCCTCCACTTCCACTGGCTGA